Proteins found in one Sporosarcina jeotgali genomic segment:
- a CDS encoding YlbG family protein: MVDRQGVIIYLHHLKQAKSFRKYGHVHYISRRMKYVVLYCSQDDVEDVIRKVEKLSSVKKAIPSYRPFVSTEYENARPDKAKEYDYKTGL; encoded by the coding sequence TTGGTTGATCGTCAAGGAGTTATCATTTATCTCCACCACTTGAAACAGGCGAAATCGTTCCGTAAATACGGACACGTTCACTATATATCACGACGCATGAAATACGTTGTCCTCTATTGCAGTCAAGACGATGTCGAGGACGTTATTCGTAAAGTCGAGAAGCTCTCGTCAGTGAAGAAAGCAATTCCTTCTTACAGACCGTTTGTGAGCACAGAATACGAAAATGCACGCCCTGACAAAGCCAAGGAATACGATTACAAAACAGGTTTGTAA
- a CDS encoding DUF7147 family protein — MRQQRFIELGEGYSDIYELCELITTNADRLERTFLFKAATKDGKPSISLAASFSPAGEGGFYPIYICREGIPSKEGNVSKRQLVFEEAAASVGSKPVPVELKHSSEFPETKLFFQYVTGVLRLNHLLPPLD, encoded by the coding sequence ATGCGACAGCAGCGATTCATCGAACTCGGTGAAGGGTACTCGGATATTTATGAACTATGTGAACTAATAACAACGAACGCAGACAGACTTGAAAGAACTTTCTTATTTAAAGCCGCAACGAAAGACGGGAAACCATCCATTTCTTTAGCAGCATCGTTCTCGCCCGCTGGTGAAGGAGGCTTTTACCCAATCTATATTTGCCGCGAAGGGATTCCTTCAAAAGAAGGGAACGTTTCTAAACGTCAGCTCGTGTTTGAAGAAGCCGCTGCTTCTGTTGGCAGCAAGCCTGTTCCTGTTGAACTTAAACATTCTTCTGAGTTCCCGGAAACCAAATTATTTTTCCAATACGTAACTGGCGTTTTACGGCTTAATCACTTGCTGCCGCCTCTAGACTGA
- a CDS encoding YlbF family regulator: MMMTDEWLAIIEQTDELADMILSSDVLVEYRSAHQAVYGDPDLVKKIRNFSDMKDRYEEVQRFGRYHPDYSIVMKSIRLDKRALDMNEKVAALRLAENDVQYMLDEISAGIAHSVSESVKLPTDNTFVTDSSCGGSCGTGGGCSCSA; this comes from the coding sequence ATGATGATGACCGACGAATGGCTTGCCATCATCGAGCAAACAGACGAATTGGCAGATATGATTTTATCATCCGATGTATTAGTTGAGTACCGCTCCGCTCATCAAGCAGTATACGGTGATCCGGATTTAGTGAAAAAAATCCGAAACTTCTCTGATATGAAGGATCGTTATGAAGAGGTGCAGCGATTCGGAAGATACCATCCGGATTATAGTATAGTAATGAAATCGATCCGACTCGATAAACGGGCGTTAGATATGAATGAGAAGGTTGCAGCGTTAAGACTTGCGGAGAACGATGTCCAATATATGCTGGATGAAATAAGTGCAGGGATTGCGCATTCTGTATCTGAATCGGTAAAGTTACCGACGGATAACACGTTTGTAACGGATTCTTCTTGCGGAGGCAGCTGCGGAACTGGCGGCGGCTGTTCGTGCTCAGCATAA
- the ytvI gene encoding sporulation integral membrane protein YtvI has protein sequence MSKWLTKRTFLILVTALIAAAALFFILPVSIPLILALLTALIIDPLVKLVERKFKWKRKLSVISVFIFVVLLVSVGIYYSVTSLIGKIIQFTKDAPDYLNSLSGVWIDMQEKVFKYTSGMPSDIVKATQEQLTAALTSFKTSLLELLSYEKIIALASEIPNFLVSFIVFLIALFLFMLELPQLKQSAFNLLTDRTAEKVRYMTTKLNATVIGFMKAQLLVSFIILAVAFVGLLLIVPKYAVVMAIIIWIIDVIPILGSIIILAPWSLYEYVSGDVAMGTKLAILAAALLIIRRTVEPKVMGAQIGLSPLPTLIGMFIGLKLFGVLGFFIGPMVVILFTTAIEAGIIKMNFKI, from the coding sequence GTGTCGAAATGGTTAACAAAACGAACATTCTTAATCTTAGTGACTGCTCTTATTGCAGCTGCTGCTCTATTCTTTATACTCCCGGTATCAATACCGCTAATTTTAGCCCTGCTGACAGCACTGATCATTGATCCGCTGGTCAAATTAGTAGAGCGTAAGTTCAAGTGGAAGCGGAAGCTATCCGTTATTTCCGTATTTATCTTTGTCGTTTTACTTGTTTCGGTAGGTATCTATTATTCCGTAACTTCTTTAATCGGCAAGATTATTCAATTTACAAAGGATGCGCCAGACTATTTAAACTCGTTATCTGGTGTATGGATTGATATGCAGGAAAAAGTATTTAAATATACTTCTGGAATGCCTTCAGATATCGTCAAAGCCACACAAGAACAATTGACTGCTGCGCTCACTTCCTTCAAAACTTCCCTTCTTGAATTGTTGAGCTATGAAAAGATTATTGCACTCGCTTCTGAAATTCCGAATTTCCTCGTGAGTTTCATCGTCTTCTTAATCGCCTTGTTCTTGTTTATGCTCGAGCTTCCTCAGTTAAAACAAAGTGCGTTCAATTTATTAACGGACCGGACAGCTGAAAAGGTACGGTACATGACCACAAAACTGAATGCAACAGTTATTGGATTCATGAAAGCGCAATTGCTTGTAAGTTTCATCATTTTAGCCGTAGCGTTCGTTGGGCTGCTGTTAATTGTTCCGAAATACGCAGTCGTCATGGCAATCATCATTTGGATCATCGATGTTATTCCTATTCTGGGTTCGATTATCATTCTCGCACCTTGGTCGCTTTATGAGTATGTAAGCGGCGACGTTGCAATGGGAACAAAGCTGGCAATATTAGCTGCGGCGCTTCTGATCATCAGAAGAACTGTGGAACCAAAAGTGATGGGAGCCCAAATCGGCTTATCCCCTCTTCCCACATTGATCGGAATGTTTATCGGCCTGAAGCTGTTCGGAGTCCTCGGATTCTTCATCGGCCCGATGGTCGTGATTCTCTTTACGACAGCAATTGAAGCAGGAATCATTAAAATGAACTTTAAAATTTGA
- a CDS encoding Mur ligase family protein — protein MHLIELLKDWPCTIRGNWRDVTIDSVTEHPNRLKKNCLFIARKGAHHDGIESIEEALDKGAAAIVIDRSVSESTLSKWSHRGAAVVTVPDCKKFLSFSSAQLSGFPSEELTVIAVTGTNGKTTVTHFIGQLLSQFGIKTAVVGTTGCYIDGEKVDEEIPSLTTPTAEYLHPLLRRCIDRGVTHVAIEASSLGLEMERLAHCRVSVGVFLNIGTDHFEEHGGRENYIKAKKKLCSLSERIVVNCEDTECMGIVKDIELPIHLFGRNVAGGCMPSEKLIGSLPPGEHNRLNAMAAASVVKLLGFPEIEIFSAFRLLTLPEGRMQLVEHEGRRVFIDYAHTPDALSAALQAVTSLNPRKLICVFGCGGDRDKEKRPVMGEIAESYCDTIVLTSDNPRSEHPLAIVQHILTGTKNPASISVIMDRKSAIHQAISASKPDDIVLIAGKGHETSQIIGTHEVRMSDLAEAMIALNQLETFLE, from the coding sequence TTGCATCTGATTGAATTATTAAAGGATTGGCCGTGCACAATCCGTGGGAACTGGCGTGACGTTACGATTGACTCCGTTACAGAGCACCCGAACCGTCTTAAGAAAAATTGCTTATTTATCGCTAGAAAAGGGGCACATCATGATGGAATCGAGTCGATTGAAGAGGCCCTTGATAAAGGAGCGGCTGCGATTGTGATCGACCGCTCTGTCTCAGAGAGTACTTTGTCAAAATGGAGTCATCGAGGGGCTGCCGTTGTGACTGTTCCCGACTGTAAAAAGTTCTTATCGTTCAGCAGTGCGCAATTATCAGGATTTCCCTCTGAAGAGCTGACGGTAATTGCGGTGACAGGTACGAATGGAAAAACTACAGTGACGCATTTTATCGGTCAGCTGCTTTCACAATTTGGTATAAAGACCGCAGTGGTGGGGACGACAGGTTGTTATATAGACGGGGAGAAAGTGGATGAAGAAATCCCTTCCCTGACAACACCGACTGCTGAATATCTGCACCCATTGTTAAGAAGATGCATAGATCGGGGAGTGACTCACGTTGCAATAGAGGCTTCTTCGCTCGGATTGGAAATGGAAAGGCTTGCTCATTGCCGTGTGTCAGTCGGGGTTTTCTTAAATATTGGAACTGATCATTTCGAAGAGCATGGCGGACGTGAAAACTATATTAAGGCAAAGAAAAAGCTGTGTTCGTTGTCAGAGCGAATTGTTGTGAATTGTGAAGACACCGAGTGTATGGGGATTGTAAAAGATATAGAACTGCCGATACACTTGTTTGGCAGAAACGTGGCGGGAGGCTGTATGCCTTCTGAGAAGTTAATCGGTTCGCTGCCCCCAGGCGAACATAATCGGTTGAATGCGATGGCTGCTGCATCTGTTGTCAAATTGCTTGGGTTTCCTGAAATAGAAATTTTCAGTGCGTTTCGTCTGTTAACCCTTCCCGAAGGCCGCATGCAGCTTGTAGAGCATGAAGGCAGAAGGGTTTTTATCGATTATGCTCATACACCTGACGCTTTATCAGCCGCATTGCAGGCTGTAACAAGTTTGAATCCTAGAAAACTCATATGTGTATTTGGATGCGGGGGAGATCGAGATAAGGAAAAGCGGCCGGTCATGGGAGAAATTGCGGAAAGTTACTGTGATACGATCGTGCTCACATCTGATAATCCTCGCAGTGAACACCCATTGGCAATCGTTCAGCACATCTTAACAGGCACCAAAAATCCAGCATCGATATCTGTGATTATGGACAGGAAAAGTGCCATCCATCAAGCGATATCAGCTAGTAAACCAGATGATATTGTTCTTATCGCTGGAAAAGGCCACGAAACGTCACAAATCATTGGCACTCATGAAGTTAGAATGTCTGATCTTGCAGAGGCGATGATAGCCCTTAATCAGTTGGAAACGTTTTTAGAATGA
- the rsmD gene encoding 16S rRNA (guanine(966)-N(2))-methyltransferase RsmD, translating into MRVIAGTRRGIPLKSITGTDTRPTSDKVKEALFSKIGPFFNGGVAVELFGGSGSLTLEALSRGSDSAWIFEKNPKACAVIKSNAEKCKFTEELHIIRGDARSAAAKLAKEGVKADLLFLDPPYAKEEFYNLASQFADEGLLAKHAIIVCEHEKQLTLPSAYGPYESVGTTVYGGSAITIYKK; encoded by the coding sequence ATGAGAGTGATCGCCGGAACAAGAAGGGGAATCCCTTTAAAATCAATTACAGGCACAGATACCAGACCCACATCAGACAAAGTAAAAGAAGCATTGTTCAGTAAAATCGGACCGTTTTTTAACGGAGGTGTTGCAGTGGAGTTGTTTGGCGGAAGTGGCTCGTTAACTTTGGAAGCGCTCTCGCGCGGGTCGGATAGCGCCTGGATTTTCGAGAAAAATCCTAAAGCATGCGCGGTCATTAAGTCCAATGCAGAGAAATGCAAATTTACGGAGGAACTTCATATCATTCGAGGTGATGCGAGGTCGGCGGCTGCAAAACTTGCCAAAGAAGGCGTTAAAGCCGATCTATTATTTTTAGATCCCCCTTATGCAAAAGAAGAGTTTTACAATCTCGCTTCTCAGTTTGCTGATGAAGGCCTGCTGGCAAAACATGCAATTATTGTATGCGAGCACGAAAAGCAACTGACACTTCCGTCTGCCTATGGTCCATATGAGTCTGTTGGAACTACGGTATACGGTGGCAGCGCGATTACAATTTATAAGAAATGA
- a CDS encoding aspartate kinase has translation MSRRKLGDEMIIQKFGGAAMRNREMRRLCIHRIQEGLKSHDEVIVVVSAIGRQESPYSTDRLLSITPSLKFSSASWDLAASCGELIASAVLSAELEEAGIPNRVMHSMNSGIRTIGSFGNATIETIETSHIKRTLQDHKCLIIPGFQGMNAAGDYMTLGRGGSDLTAIALGSSLNAAHVEFFKDVPGVMSADPHIHAEAKKFDSLTIDEFIPLLDCERPVIQKRAALHAKKTAIPLCVRGIAAAEDGTWIVPHSL, from the coding sequence ATGTCACGAAGAAAGTTGGGAGACGAGATGATCATCCAAAAGTTTGGTGGCGCTGCGATGAGAAATCGTGAAATGCGCCGTTTATGTATTCACCGGATTCAAGAAGGTTTGAAATCACATGATGAAGTTATTGTTGTCGTTTCTGCAATCGGACGTCAGGAGAGTCCGTATTCCACAGATCGGCTGCTCTCGATAACACCGTCATTGAAATTCTCTTCAGCTTCATGGGACCTGGCTGCTTCATGCGGAGAACTGATTGCTTCTGCAGTACTTAGTGCTGAATTGGAGGAAGCTGGGATCCCTAACAGGGTCATGCACAGTATGAATTCAGGTATCAGAACGATTGGTTCCTTTGGTAACGCAACAATCGAGACAATCGAGACAAGCCATATCAAACGGACCTTACAAGATCACAAGTGTTTAATCATACCGGGATTTCAAGGAATGAATGCAGCCGGTGATTACATGACACTGGGTCGTGGCGGCAGTGATTTGACTGCCATCGCCCTGGGCAGCAGCTTAAATGCCGCCCATGTCGAATTTTTCAAAGACGTGCCAGGTGTAATGTCTGCTGATCCCCATATTCATGCAGAAGCAAAAAAATTTGATTCACTGACGATCGATGAGTTCATTCCTTTACTTGACTGCGAAAGACCTGTCATACAAAAACGCGCAGCTCTTCATGCAAAAAAAACAGCAATCCCTCTCTGTGTTAGAGGAATTGCTGCAGCTGAAGACGGGACGTGGATTGTTCCGCACTCTTTATAG
- a CDS encoding CAP domain-containing protein, whose product MKRLINRLWKVLVLFLLILLGFYFWDDGFKENEPLESPVQPGTAISGGETFEQQGISNAKRPEKGISTIVGQTSKELIAQFGEPDRKDLSVFGFEWWIYNANPMMMAGVAEGTVNQIYSADLDADVYPYVNGQSSEDIYRSTIIESELEVVVGENQYTFVLNGADIKNKMLIQSEGLFTQLYIDEKGEELEGVRFIDPVTLVMQQPYDLFYKGELVEVKKPSSEDQMAVDRALERQILDITNVYRTNHDVGKLKRDYQLQLVAREHSKEMALQNYFSQDSPTSGTLANRLKLAGIDVKKAGENIALNYTDAIEAVHGWLNSPAHQEVLLDKNFTHIGTGVYGNYYTQNLIQEVERPARQ is encoded by the coding sequence ATGAAACGATTAATAAATCGATTATGGAAAGTACTTGTATTATTCTTACTTATCCTTTTAGGATTTTACTTTTGGGACGATGGATTTAAGGAAAACGAGCCTTTGGAGTCGCCTGTCCAGCCTGGAACTGCGATTAGCGGGGGCGAGACCTTTGAACAGCAAGGGATCAGCAATGCAAAACGTCCTGAAAAAGGAATATCGACGATAGTTGGCCAAACTTCAAAAGAATTGATTGCCCAATTTGGAGAACCGGATCGAAAAGATCTTTCGGTATTTGGCTTTGAATGGTGGATATATAACGCGAATCCTATGATGATGGCCGGGGTTGCAGAGGGTACAGTAAATCAAATCTACAGTGCGGATCTGGATGCAGATGTCTATCCGTATGTTAATGGACAAAGCAGTGAGGATATCTATCGAAGTACCATCATTGAATCGGAATTGGAAGTAGTTGTTGGAGAAAACCAATATACATTTGTCCTAAATGGGGCTGACATCAAAAACAAGATGCTGATTCAATCAGAAGGCCTGTTCACACAACTATATATTGATGAAAAAGGTGAAGAATTGGAAGGTGTCCGGTTCATTGATCCGGTGACACTCGTCATGCAGCAGCCCTATGACCTTTTCTACAAGGGAGAGCTTGTGGAAGTGAAGAAGCCTTCATCTGAAGATCAGATGGCTGTAGATCGGGCACTGGAACGTCAAATTTTAGACATCACCAATGTTTATCGGACGAATCATGATGTAGGCAAGTTGAAACGGGACTACCAGCTTCAACTGGTTGCACGCGAACATAGTAAAGAAATGGCGTTGCAAAATTATTTTTCCCAAGATTCACCGACGTCTGGCACACTTGCCAATCGTTTGAAACTTGCTGGAATCGATGTTAAAAAAGCAGGAGAAAATATTGCGTTGAACTATACAGATGCGATTGAAGCAGTTCATGGATGGTTAAATTCTCCTGCACACCAAGAAGTTTTGCTGGATAAAAACTTCACTCATATTGGTACTGGTGTTTATGGAAACTATTATACGCAAAATTTAATTCAGGAAGTCGAAAGACCAGCGCGTCAATAA
- a CDS encoding DUF420 domain-containing protein has translation MNLPILPTLSTLLIIISGILVMIGWMLIRKNRKQAHKNVMIAASISALLFLVIYLSRTAIFGNTAFGGPDSVKIYYTVFLIFHICLATLGAVLGVLSLISGFKDNLPRHKRLGPVTSTVWVFAAITGVAVYLLLYVFYKGGETTSMIKAILGF, from the coding sequence ATGAACTTGCCAATCCTGCCGACATTAAGCACTTTGCTCATTATTATTTCCGGCATTTTAGTAATGATTGGGTGGATGCTGATACGCAAAAATCGGAAACAAGCACACAAAAATGTGATGATTGCCGCATCTATTTCAGCACTGCTGTTTTTAGTGATTTACTTATCAAGGACAGCAATTTTCGGGAACACAGCTTTTGGCGGACCCGATTCTGTTAAAATCTATTACACCGTATTTTTGATCTTCCATATTTGTCTGGCTACCTTAGGAGCCGTTTTGGGCGTGTTATCACTCATTTCAGGATTCAAGGATAACTTACCTAGGCATAAACGTCTCGGGCCGGTAACGAGTACTGTGTGGGTTTTTGCGGCCATTACCGGCGTTGCAGTCTATTTACTTCTCTATGTATTCTACAAAGGCGGAGAAACGACTTCAATGATTAAAGCGATTTTAGGATTTTAA
- a CDS encoding SepM family pheromone-processing serine protease: MGITAMLTVLIALFMLYPLDSYVSQPGGAYELSPLVKVEQGDEDDAGTFSLMTISVGKATPATYFWSKISDKMKLLPANKVRRHGESDQEYNVRQLRLMSDSQFNAIAVAFERAGKPVEIDFAGIYIQQVVEGSASDGKLQAGDRVIGVDGKPLLEPDQFAAYIADQRKGDTIQVEAERDKKKFKTDITLKEIPEAKGKVGLGIQFLEDRTLKTIPKVNFNTSEIGGPSAGLMFTLEIMNQLKPEDISKGYTVAGTGEMLPGGTVGRIGGIDFKVMAADRDGMEIFFAPDDELPEEVKAANPGIMSNYEEAAETAKKIGTKMKIVPVKTVDDTLAYLNKLKPKK; encoded by the coding sequence ATTGGGATAACAGCAATGCTTACGGTTTTAATTGCTTTGTTTATGCTTTATCCCCTAGATAGCTACGTGTCCCAACCTGGCGGCGCCTATGAATTGTCACCGCTTGTCAAAGTGGAACAAGGTGATGAAGATGACGCTGGAACGTTTAGCCTTATGACCATTTCTGTTGGGAAAGCAACACCTGCAACTTATTTTTGGTCCAAGATTTCAGACAAAATGAAGCTGCTTCCAGCGAACAAAGTAAGACGTCATGGCGAGAGTGACCAGGAGTACAATGTGCGCCAGCTGCGCTTGATGAGCGACTCACAATTCAATGCGATTGCGGTTGCTTTTGAAAGAGCCGGTAAACCGGTAGAAATCGATTTTGCCGGTATTTACATTCAACAGGTTGTAGAGGGCAGTGCATCAGACGGGAAACTGCAAGCAGGGGATCGGGTTATCGGAGTTGATGGGAAACCGTTGCTGGAGCCGGACCAGTTTGCTGCGTACATTGCTGACCAGCGAAAAGGCGATACAATCCAAGTGGAAGCGGAACGGGATAAAAAGAAATTTAAGACGGATATTACGTTGAAAGAAATACCTGAAGCAAAAGGGAAGGTGGGTCTTGGAATTCAGTTTTTAGAAGACCGCACCTTGAAAACCATACCAAAAGTTAACTTCAATACATCCGAAATCGGAGGTCCATCTGCTGGATTGATGTTTACACTGGAAATCATGAATCAGCTTAAACCTGAGGATATTTCAAAAGGCTATACAGTCGCAGGGACAGGAGAAATGCTGCCAGGCGGTACTGTCGGCCGTATCGGAGGCATTGACTTTAAAGTCATGGCTGCCGATCGTGATGGAATGGAAATTTTCTTTGCACCTGACGATGAATTACCTGAAGAAGTGAAAGCTGCGAACCCAGGCATAATGAGTAACTATGAAGAGGCCGCGGAAACCGCAAAAAAAATAGGCACGAAAATGAAAATCGTACCCGTTAAAACGGTGGATGATACCCTTGCCTATTTAAATAAGTTAAAACCGAAAAAGTGA
- the ctaG gene encoding cytochrome c oxidase assembly factor CtaG: MPLSIFGFRALWSPYFFLFLVLVTVLYFLLTKKWRTRFEGTEAVTSRQITSFISAIVLLYIVKGSPMDLMGHILFSVHMGQMALLLLVIAPLFIVGIPNFLWKKVFSYPKLAAVIRFFTKPVISLIAFTIMFSLNHYPLVLDTIKLSLMLHTAFTLTLFLSALFLWWPIFNTLPGEPQLHGLKKIGYVILSAILLTPACSLIIFADVPVYETYSSGEAWLKAMALCVPAGTLSGLTISGPELFTNMPTLYDQQLGGIIMKVIQELLYVFIIGKIFITWYRDEQDNADEITRQDLINRKNLTMHG, translated from the coding sequence TTGCCGTTAAGTATATTCGGCTTCCGCGCTTTATGGAGTCCGTACTTTTTCTTATTTCTCGTTCTCGTGACGGTCCTTTATTTTTTATTGACTAAAAAGTGGAGAACACGATTTGAAGGAACTGAGGCTGTCACTTCCAGACAGATCACCTCTTTCATTTCCGCGATTGTACTGCTGTATATAGTAAAAGGATCCCCAATGGATTTGATGGGACATATTCTGTTTTCTGTTCATATGGGACAAATGGCGCTTTTGCTGTTGGTGATTGCCCCTTTATTCATTGTCGGAATTCCGAACTTTTTATGGAAGAAAGTTTTCAGTTACCCAAAACTCGCAGCGGTTATCCGGTTTTTCACTAAGCCGGTCATTAGCTTGATTGCGTTTACGATTATGTTTTCGTTAAACCACTATCCGCTCGTCCTGGATACAATCAAACTTAGCTTAATGCTGCACACTGCATTTACGCTGACATTATTTTTATCGGCGCTGTTTTTATGGTGGCCAATATTCAACACACTTCCAGGGGAGCCTCAATTACATGGCTTGAAAAAAATCGGTTATGTCATTTTGAGTGCAATTCTGCTGACACCTGCTTGTTCGTTAATCATTTTTGCTGACGTTCCGGTGTATGAGACGTATAGCAGCGGTGAAGCATGGCTGAAAGCAATGGCGCTCTGTGTGCCTGCTGGAACGCTGTCCGGTCTGACGATTTCCGGCCCTGAGTTATTTACAAATATGCCGACGCTTTATGATCAGCAGCTTGGCGGGATTATTATGAAAGTCATTCAAGAATTACTGTATGTATTCATCATTGGTAAAATCTTTATTACATGGTATCGTGATGAACAAGATAATGCTGACGAAATTACTCGTCAAGACCTGATTAACCGAAAAAACTTGACGATGCACGGTTGA
- a CDS encoding glycerophosphodiester phosphodiesterase, with product MGRKTKVALSVGAAGAAAWAASKAIIRPNARPGKKALQFEGPVVIQQLTDTANSEQLAAEAASLGVHGFAVDVRLTVHEEIILVNNEHPESSHCLLKDMIIQYPHLLFIIRIADSPDTYEGSLMPSKLWKLLEECGAQEQVAVLSQYDEQVDRFNLYTQHMAAAGAGITELKQAYAAYTSRFGHLYHPRTDLFVLAGKIGPFQPASEGFIQFLNKLNITVYAENYAADDVIKLVSSGISGFITDSPKSTMVQLDMLLEH from the coding sequence ATGGGAAGAAAAACTAAAGTTGCCCTTTCAGTGGGTGCAGCAGGCGCAGCTGCCTGGGCCGCTTCAAAAGCAATAATCCGTCCAAACGCGAGACCTGGAAAAAAAGCGCTTCAATTTGAAGGACCGGTTGTTATTCAACAACTAACCGACACTGCAAATAGTGAGCAGCTAGCCGCTGAAGCCGCTTCCCTTGGCGTTCACGGATTTGCGGTGGATGTTAGATTGACAGTCCATGAAGAAATCATTCTTGTAAACAATGAGCATCCTGAATCCTCCCATTGCCTACTGAAAGATATGATTATCCAATATCCGCATTTGCTTTTCATCATTCGTATAGCTGATTCTCCCGATACATACGAAGGCAGTTTGATGCCCTCGAAGTTATGGAAACTGCTAGAAGAATGCGGGGCACAAGAACAAGTCGCTGTCCTCAGTCAATATGACGAACAAGTAGATCGTTTCAACTTGTATACACAGCATATGGCTGCAGCAGGAGCAGGTATAACCGAACTGAAGCAAGCGTATGCTGCTTATACAAGTCGTTTCGGCCACCTTTATCACCCTCGTACGGATCTTTTTGTTTTAGCCGGTAAGATTGGGCCATTTCAGCCTGCAAGTGAGGGATTCATACAATTTCTAAATAAGCTCAACATCACTGTGTATGCGGAAAATTATGCAGCCGATGACGTTATCAAACTAGTGAGTTCCGGTATTTCAGGATTTATAACAGATTCTCCAAAATCAACAATGGTACAACTGGATATGTTACTGGAACACTAA
- a CDS encoding YugN family protein, with amino-acid sequence MDFVNTGIEELAVSLTDLEEIAKRYDLVLAGQWDYERVTFDKKYTVSEGVFYLRVYGLTPNGDVGKNEAVIEFITPQLGKHYYPHGVEYGDDEFYPPFVVNDCKKTLTGLVKDLQAFNLKK; translated from the coding sequence ATGGATTTTGTAAACACAGGTATTGAAGAGCTGGCTGTCAGCCTAACTGATCTTGAAGAAATTGCTAAAAGATATGATTTAGTTCTTGCGGGACAATGGGACTACGAACGTGTCACGTTCGACAAAAAGTACACGGTTAGCGAAGGCGTGTTCTATCTGCGTGTCTACGGGTTAACACCAAATGGTGATGTTGGAAAGAATGAAGCAGTGATTGAATTCATCACTCCACAACTTGGAAAACACTATTATCCTCACGGTGTTGAGTACGGAGATGATGAATTTTATCCACCATTCGTTGTCAATGATTGTAAAAAGACATTAACAGGTCTTGTGAAAGATTTACAAGCTTTCAACTTAAAAAAATGA
- the coaD gene encoding pantetheine-phosphate adenylyltransferase — MSKVAVVPGSFDPLTNGHLDIIKRAVKIFDEVHVVVMNNSSKNPLFTVDERQQLIAQATAEYPSVKIDSSSGLLIDYAKSINAAAIVRGLRAVSDFEYEMQITSMNRFLDEDIETFFVMTKNQYSFLSSSIVKEVAKYGGDVSALVPETVNRALKKVYT, encoded by the coding sequence ATGTCTAAAGTGGCTGTAGTGCCAGGAAGTTTTGATCCGTTGACGAATGGGCATCTTGATATCATTAAGCGTGCTGTAAAGATTTTCGACGAGGTCCACGTAGTGGTGATGAATAATTCATCAAAAAATCCGCTTTTCACCGTTGACGAACGCCAGCAGTTAATTGCTCAGGCGACTGCTGAGTATCCTTCAGTGAAAATTGATTCGTCTTCCGGGTTGCTCATTGACTATGCGAAAAGCATTAATGCAGCGGCAATTGTAAGAGGACTGCGTGCGGTATCGGATTTTGAGTATGAGATGCAAATCACATCGATGAACCGCTTTTTAGATGAAGACATTGAGACATTCTTCGTCATGACGAAAAATCAGTATTCTTTCCTCAGTTCCAGCATTGTGAAAGAAGTGGCAAAGTACGGCGGAGATGTCTCGGCACTTGTACCGGAGACAGTCAATCGGGCATTGAAGAAAGTGTATACATAA